Proteins encoded together in one Kitasatospora albolonga window:
- a CDS encoding 3-oxoacyl-ACP synthase: MSKIKPSKGAPYARILGVGGYRPTRVVPNEVILETIDSSDEWIRSRSGIVSRHWASEEETVAAMSIEASGKAVADAGITPEQIGAVVVSTVSHFKQTPAVATEIAHRIGAGKPAAFDISAGCAGFGYGLTLAKGMVVEGSAEYVLVIGVERLSDLTDLEDRATAFLFGDGAGAVVVGPSQEPAIGPTVWGSEGDKSETIKQTVGWNEFRLGDVSQLPLDSKGEVKFPAITQEGQAVFRWAVYEMAKVAQQALDAAGIAPEDLDVFIPHQANMRIIDSMVKTLKLPEHVTVARDIETTGNTSAASIPLAMERLLATGQAKSGDTALVIGFGAGLVYAATVVTLP, translated from the coding sequence ATGTCGAAGATCAAGCCCAGCAAGGGCGCCCCGTACGCGCGCATCCTGGGAGTCGGCGGCTACCGCCCGACCCGGGTCGTGCCGAACGAGGTGATCCTCGAAACGATCGACTCCTCCGACGAGTGGATTCGCTCCCGCTCCGGCATCGTCAGCCGCCACTGGGCCTCCGAGGAGGAGACCGTGGCCGCGATGTCGATCGAGGCGTCCGGCAAGGCCGTCGCCGACGCGGGCATCACGCCCGAGCAGATCGGCGCGGTCGTCGTCTCGACCGTCTCGCACTTCAAGCAGACCCCGGCCGTCGCCACGGAGATCGCGCACCGGATCGGCGCGGGCAAGCCCGCCGCCTTCGACATCTCGGCCGGCTGCGCGGGGTTCGGCTACGGCCTGACCCTCGCCAAGGGCATGGTCGTCGAGGGCTCGGCGGAGTACGTGCTCGTGATCGGCGTGGAGCGGCTCAGCGACCTGACCGACCTGGAGGACCGCGCGACGGCCTTCCTGTTCGGTGACGGCGCGGGCGCGGTCGTCGTCGGCCCCTCCCAGGAACCGGCCATCGGCCCGACCGTGTGGGGCTCCGAGGGCGACAAGTCCGAGACGATCAAGCAGACGGTCGGGTGGAACGAGTTCCGCCTCGGCGATGTCTCGCAGCTGCCGCTCGACTCGAAGGGCGAGGTCAAGTTCCCGGCCATCACGCAGGAGGGCCAGGCGGTCTTCCGCTGGGCCGTCTACGAGATGGCGAAGGTCGCCCAGCAGGCGCTGGACGCGGCCGGGATCGCCCCGGAGGACCTGGACGTCTTCATCCCGCACCAGGCCAACATGCGGATCATCGACTCGATGGTGAAGACCCTGAAGCTGCCGGAGCACGTCACGGTCGCCCGTGACATCGAGACCACCGGCAACACGTCCGCCGCCTCGATTCCGCTCGCGATGGAGCGGCTCCTGGCGACCGGTCAGGCGAAGAGCGGCGACACCGCGCTCGTCATCGGCTTCGGGGCGGGTCTCGTCTACGCCGCGACGGTCGTTACCCTCCCCTAG
- a CDS encoding acyl carrier protein, with product MAATQEEIVSGLAEIVNEIAGIPVEDVQLDKSFTDDLDVDSLSMVEVVVAAEERFDVKIPDEDVKNLKTVGDAADYILKHQG from the coding sequence ATGGCCGCCACGCAGGAAGAGATCGTTTCCGGTCTCGCCGAGATCGTCAACGAGATCGCCGGTATCCCGGTCGAGGACGTCCAGCTGGACAAGTCCTTCACCGACGACCTGGACGTCGACTCGCTGTCCATGGTCGAGGTCGTCGTCGCCGCCGAGGAGCGCTTCGACGTCAAGATCCCCGACGAGGACGTCAAGAACCTCAAGACGGTCGGCGACGCCGCCGACTACATCCTGAAGCACCAGGGCTGA
- a CDS encoding beta-ketoacyl-[acyl-carrier-protein] synthase II, giving the protein MNSTNRTVVVTGIGATTPLGGDSASTWEGLMAGRSGVKPLEGERFAELPVRIAALAAVDPGDVLPRPLARKLDRSAQFALIAAREAWADAGFTAKAGEDEQIAPERLGSVIASGIGGVITLLDQYDVLKEKGVRRVSPHTVPMLMPNGPAANVGLEVNAQAGVHTPVSACASGAEAIGYAVEMIRTGRADVVVAGGTEAAIHPLPIAAFANMMAMSKNNDEPERASRPYDTGRDGFVLGEGAGVVILESAEHAARRGAKVYCEVLGQGLSADAHHIAQPEPTGRGIAAAMQNLLDSSDLKPSEVVHLNAHATSTPQGDIAEIKALRKVLGDDLDHVAISATKSMTGHLLGGAGGIETVATVLALHHRIAPPTINVDDLDEAIDADVVRGEPRVLPEGPIAAINNSFGFGGHNVVLAFRSV; this is encoded by the coding sequence GTGAACTCGACCAATCGCACCGTGGTCGTCACCGGTATCGGCGCAACCACTCCGCTGGGTGGCGACTCCGCATCGACCTGGGAAGGTCTGATGGCCGGCCGGTCCGGCGTCAAGCCTCTCGAAGGCGAGCGCTTCGCCGAACTGCCCGTCCGGATCGCCGCCCTCGCGGCTGTCGACCCGGGCGACGTCCTGCCCCGCCCGCTCGCCCGCAAGCTGGACCGCTCGGCGCAGTTCGCGCTGATCGCGGCCCGCGAAGCCTGGGCGGACGCGGGCTTCACCGCCAAGGCCGGTGAGGACGAGCAGATCGCCCCCGAGCGCCTCGGCTCGGTCATCGCCTCCGGCATCGGCGGCGTGATCACCCTGCTCGACCAGTACGACGTGCTGAAGGAGAAGGGCGTACGCCGCGTCTCCCCGCACACCGTTCCCATGCTCATGCCCAACGGCCCGGCGGCCAACGTCGGTCTTGAGGTCAACGCCCAGGCCGGTGTCCACACGCCGGTCTCCGCCTGCGCGTCCGGCGCGGAGGCGATCGGGTACGCCGTCGAGATGATCCGCACCGGCCGGGCCGATGTGGTCGTGGCGGGCGGCACCGAGGCGGCGATCCACCCGCTGCCGATCGCGGCCTTCGCCAACATGATGGCGATGTCCAAGAACAACGACGAGCCGGAGAGGGCCTCGCGCCCGTACGACACCGGCCGGGACGGCTTCGTCCTCGGTGAGGGCGCGGGCGTCGTCATCCTGGAGTCGGCCGAGCACGCCGCCAGGCGCGGTGCCAAGGTCTACTGCGAGGTGCTGGGCCAGGGTCTGTCGGCCGACGCCCACCACATCGCGCAGCCCGAGCCGACCGGGCGCGGTATCGCCGCCGCCATGCAGAACCTGCTGGACTCCAGCGACCTCAAGCCGTCCGAGGTGGTTCACCTCAACGCGCACGCCACGTCGACGCCGCAGGGTGACATCGCGGAGATCAAGGCGCTGCGGAAGGTGCTGGGCGACGACCTGGACCATGTCGCGATCTCGGCGACGAAGTCGATGACGGGGCACCTGCTGGGCGGTGCGGGCGGCATCGAGACGGTGGCCACCGTGCTCGCGCTGCACCACCGGATCGCCCCGCCGACCATCAACGTCGACGACCTGGACGAGGCGATCGACGCGGACGTCGTACGCGGGGAGCCCCGGGTGCTGCCCGAGGGTCCGATCGCGGCGATCAACAACTCGTTCGGGTTCGGCGGGCACAACGTGGTGCTGGCCTTCCGGTCGGTGTAA
- a CDS encoding amidinotransferase, with protein MTTVEQRPGVPESEDTAPLLSPVSSHNEWDPLEEIIVGRLDDATIPSSHPVVSCNIPPWAARFQGLAAGHKYPRRLIEPAQEELDGFVSLLNSLGITVTRPDAVDHRQRFATPDWSSRGFCNTCPRDSMLVIGDEIIETPMAWPCRYFETHSYRRLLKDYFRRGARWTAAPKPQLTDELFEQEFRTPKKDEPMRYILTEFEPVFDAADFVRAGRDLFVTRSNVTNAMGIEWLRRHLGPGYRIHEIESRCRTPMHIDTTFLVLAPGKALVNPEYIDVDRLPSVLDSWDILVAPEPEPVKDLVLRTTSMCGKWLSMNILMVDEKRVIAERHHTGMLRALEGWGFEPIPCDLMHYAPFGGSFHCATLDVRRRGTLESYFG; from the coding sequence ATGACGACAGTGGAGCAGAGGCCGGGTGTCCCCGAGTCCGAGGACACCGCCCCACTCCTCTCCCCGGTCAGCTCCCACAACGAGTGGGACCCGCTGGAGGAGATCATCGTCGGGCGGCTCGACGATGCCACGATCCCCTCCAGCCATCCGGTGGTCTCCTGCAACATCCCGCCGTGGGCGGCCCGCTTCCAGGGGCTCGCGGCCGGTCACAAGTACCCGCGTCGGCTGATCGAGCCCGCGCAGGAGGAGCTGGACGGGTTCGTCTCGCTGCTGAATTCCCTCGGGATCACCGTCACCCGTCCGGACGCCGTCGACCACCGGCAGCGGTTCGCCACCCCCGACTGGTCCTCGCGCGGCTTCTGCAACACCTGTCCGCGCGACAGCATGCTGGTGATCGGTGACGAGATCATCGAGACCCCGATGGCATGGCCGTGCCGGTACTTCGAGACGCACTCCTACCGCCGCCTCCTCAAGGACTACTTCCGGCGCGGGGCCCGCTGGACGGCCGCGCCGAAACCGCAGCTGACGGACGAGCTGTTCGAGCAGGAGTTCCGGACGCCGAAGAAGGATGAGCCCATGCGGTACATCCTCACCGAGTTCGAGCCGGTGTTCGACGCCGCCGACTTCGTCCGGGCCGGGCGCGACCTCTTCGTCACGCGCTCCAACGTCACCAACGCGATGGGCATCGAGTGGCTGCGCCGCCACCTCGGCCCCGGCTACCGCATCCACGAGATCGAGAGCCGCTGCCGTACGCCCATGCACATCGACACGACGTTCCTGGTGCTGGCGCCCGGCAAGGCGCTGGTCAACCCCGAGTACATCGACGTCGACCGGCTGCCGTCCGTCCTGGACTCCTGGGACATCCTGGTCGCCCCCGAGCCCGAGCCCGTCAAGGACCTGGTGCTCCGGACGACCTCGATGTGCGGGAAGTGGCTCAGCATGAACATCCTCATGGTCGACGAGAAGCGGGTCATCGCCGAGCGCCACCACACGGGGATGCTGCGCGCGCTCGAAGGGTGGGGCTTCGAGCCGATCCCGTGCGATCTGATGCACTACGCGCCGTTCGGCGGCTCCTTCCACTGCGCGACGCTCGACGTGCGGCGGCGCGGGACGCTGGAGTCCTACTTCGGCTGA
- a CDS encoding glycosyl hydrolase — translation MAAASSTSNSEALRRTAVDAALAALGLDDKARLLAGQDLWSLPALPAIGLRSLVLSDGPIGVRGVRWTAADPSVALPSPTALAATWDPALARRAGHLLAQEARRKGVHVLLAPTVNLHRTPLGGRHFEAYSEDPYLTGEIGTGYVQGVQDGGVGTTVKHFVANDAETDRFTVNNVVAPRPLRELYLAPFERIVKNARPWGIMAAYNQVNGSTMTEHRYLQNAVLRGEWGFDGFIVSDWLAARSTVGAVTGGLDAAMPGPRTVYGQALADAVRAGEVDEKLVDLAVRNILLLAARTGALESAPPAVASADLPAPVDGEALAREIARRSFVLVRNEVREGASSEVREGADSDVRREAAVLPLAPGPTVALSGALARDARVLGGGSALVFPDHVVSPLDGLTAALPEGTLSYEVGADPSDELATADAGFDLTAVCRDAEGAVLATVPLPSGQIQWIGADLPDGVTHTTLDTVEITGTFTPRESGEHTFGTRGTGSFALTVDGRPLFDGTQDRAPGTDPLGAFFNEPVARGSLSLTEGAPVRVSLNHRPGPATGHPLKGIAFSLVHLAPLRDPEELIAEAVEAARRADTAIVVVGTTERVESEGFDRTDLRLPGHQDALVHAVAAVNPRTVVVVNSGSPVELPWRDEVAAVLLAWFPGQEAGHALADVLTGAYEPGGRLPTTWPAVLADAPVTATTPTNGELPYTEGVFIGYRAWEKAGTVPAYAFGHGLGYTTWAYDTVTATPDTVTVRVRNTGPRPGGDTVQVYLAPAPAPGTPERPARWLAGFARVTAAPGESVEVTVPVEPRAYQVWDEEAYGWTTVPGTYTVQAARSLADVRATTTVTVTADQPK, via the coding sequence GTGGCAGCCGCATCCAGCACCAGCAACTCCGAGGCCCTCCGCCGGACCGCCGTCGACGCGGCCCTCGCCGCCCTCGGCCTCGACGACAAGGCACGCCTCCTGGCCGGTCAGGACCTGTGGTCGCTGCCCGCCCTCCCCGCGATCGGCCTGCGCTCCCTGGTGCTGTCGGACGGCCCGATCGGCGTCCGGGGCGTCCGCTGGACCGCCGCCGACCCCTCGGTCGCCCTGCCCTCGCCCACCGCCCTCGCCGCCACCTGGGACCCCGCGCTCGCCCGCCGCGCCGGACACCTCCTCGCCCAGGAGGCCCGCCGCAAGGGCGTCCACGTGCTGCTCGCCCCGACCGTCAACCTGCACCGCACCCCGCTCGGCGGCCGCCACTTCGAGGCGTACAGCGAGGACCCGTACCTCACCGGGGAGATCGGCACCGGCTATGTCCAGGGCGTCCAGGACGGCGGGGTGGGCACCACCGTCAAGCACTTCGTGGCCAACGACGCCGAGACCGACCGCTTCACCGTCAACAACGTCGTCGCCCCGCGCCCCCTGCGCGAGCTCTACCTCGCCCCCTTCGAGCGGATCGTCAAGAACGCCCGCCCCTGGGGCATCATGGCCGCCTACAACCAGGTCAACGGCTCGACGATGACCGAGCACCGCTACCTCCAGAACGCCGTCCTGCGCGGCGAATGGGGCTTCGACGGCTTCATCGTCTCCGACTGGCTCGCCGCCCGCTCCACCGTCGGCGCCGTCACCGGCGGCCTGGACGCCGCGATGCCCGGCCCGCGCACGGTCTACGGCCAGGCGCTGGCCGACGCCGTCCGGGCCGGGGAGGTGGACGAGAAGCTCGTCGACCTCGCCGTACGGAACATCCTGCTGCTGGCCGCCCGCACCGGAGCCCTGGAGTCCGCCCCGCCCGCCGTGGCCTCCGCCGACCTCCCCGCGCCCGTGGACGGCGAGGCGCTGGCCCGCGAGATCGCCCGCCGCTCCTTCGTGCTCGTACGCAACGAGGTACGAGAAGGGGCAAGCAGCGAGGTACGCGAGGGGGCAGACAGCGACGTACGTCGCGAGGCCGCCGTCCTGCCCCTCGCCCCCGGCCCCACCGTCGCCCTCTCCGGCGCGCTGGCCCGGGACGCCCGGGTGCTCGGCGGCGGTTCGGCCCTGGTCTTCCCCGACCATGTGGTCTCCCCGCTCGACGGGCTCACCGCCGCCCTCCCCGAGGGCACCCTGTCGTACGAGGTCGGCGCCGACCCCAGCGACGAACTGGCCACCGCCGATGCCGGGTTCGACCTCACCGCCGTCTGCCGCGACGCCGAGGGGGCCGTCCTCGCCACCGTCCCGCTGCCCAGCGGCCAGATCCAGTGGATCGGCGCCGACCTGCCCGACGGCGTCACCCACACCACCCTGGACACCGTCGAGATCACCGGCACCTTCACCCCGCGCGAGAGCGGCGAGCACACCTTCGGCACCCGGGGCACCGGCTCCTTCGCCCTCACCGTCGACGGCCGCCCCCTCTTCGACGGCACCCAGGACCGCGCCCCCGGCACCGACCCGCTCGGCGCCTTCTTCAACGAGCCGGTCGCCCGCGGCAGCCTCTCTCTCACCGAAGGCGCCCCCGTCCGGGTCTCCCTGAACCACCGCCCCGGCCCCGCCACCGGCCACCCGCTCAAGGGCATCGCCTTCTCGCTCGTCCACCTCGCCCCGCTCCGCGACCCGGAGGAGCTGATCGCCGAGGCCGTCGAGGCGGCCCGCCGCGCGGACACCGCGATCGTGGTCGTCGGCACCACCGAACGCGTCGAGTCCGAAGGGTTCGACCGCACCGACCTGCGCCTCCCCGGCCACCAGGACGCCCTGGTCCACGCGGTCGCCGCCGTCAACCCCCGTACGGTCGTCGTCGTCAACTCCGGCTCCCCGGTGGAGCTGCCCTGGCGCGACGAGGTCGCCGCGGTCCTCCTCGCCTGGTTCCCCGGCCAGGAGGCGGGCCACGCGCTCGCCGACGTGCTCACCGGGGCGTACGAGCCCGGCGGCCGGCTCCCCACCACCTGGCCCGCCGTCCTCGCCGACGCCCCGGTCACCGCCACCACCCCCACGAACGGCGAACTCCCCTACACCGAAGGCGTCTTCATCGGCTACCGCGCCTGGGAGAAGGCGGGCACCGTCCCCGCGTACGCCTTCGGGCACGGCCTCGGCTACACCACCTGGGCGTACGACACCGTCACGGCCACCCCCGACACGGTCACCGTGCGCGTCCGCAACACCGGCCCCCGCCCCGGCGGTGACACCGTCCAGGTCTATCTGGCGCCCGCACCGGCCCCGGGAACCCCCGAGCGCCCGGCCCGCTGGCTGGCCGGATTCGCCCGGGTCACCGCCGCCCCCGGCGAGAGCGTGGAGGTCACGGTCCCCGTCGAGCCGCGCGCGTACCAGGTCTGGGACGAGGAGGCGTACGGCTGGACGACGGTCCCCGGCACCTACACCGTCCAGGCGGCCCGCTCCCTGGCCGACGTCCGGGCCACCACGACGGTCACGGTCACGGCGGATCAGCCGAAGTAG